In Buchnera aphidicola (Sipha maydis), the following proteins share a genomic window:
- the gyrA gene encoding DNA gyrase subunit A, whose translation MKKFAKEIIDVKIEKELKNSYLDYAMSVIIGRALPDVRDGLKPVHRRILFAMNILKNTWNKPYKKSARIVGDVIGKYHPHGDNAVYDSIVRMAQFFSLRYILIDGQGNFGSIDGDSPAAMRYTEIRMSKIAHTLLNDLDKNTVKFTKNYDGTEKIPEILPAEIPNLLINGSSGIAVGMATNIPPHNLNETIDACLQYIKNPKISLKKLMQYIPGPDFPTYGIINGKEGIKKAYKTGKGKIYLRARVKIEKNIKTKKQKIIIYQLPYQTNKSRLIEKIAFLVKEKKIEGISALRDESDKDGMRIVIEVKKESISEIVLNKLYALTGLQTSFGINMVALNKGQPKLMNLKDILKYFVMHRKEIVTRRCIFNYKKYKKKIILLEGLAVALTNVDLIINYIKQSKNITQAKNFLLSKKWTIDSETKKLISYKNNNQKKYFFSSEQVHKILNTKLNKLTHLEHQKIILQYKKIQKKIFYFKKILSKEKKMIQVIKKELKQIKNNFGDPRRTEIKKKTSNIQIQDMIISKNVVVTLSHAGYVKYQPINEYEAQKRGGKGKYATKMKAEDYIENLIIANTHDTILCFSSRGIIYWMQVYQLPESNRHSRGKPIVNLLPLSKKERITAILPLKKYKKQKNIFMATALGIVKKTALKEFQNPRNKGIIALNLKNNDELIGVSLTSGNDNIMLFTSKGKVVQFSEKYVRSMGRTATGVKGIKIDKKDKVVSLIIPKKNGEILVITQKGYGKRTNIKEFPIKSRLTKGVISIKITKKNKSVVKAIQVKEKNQIIIITNAGKLVRTRVSEINVLKRNTQGVILIRMFKKEKVVGLQKIKEKLI comes from the coding sequence ATGAAAAAATTTGCTAAAGAAATAATAGATGTAAAAATTGAAAAAGAATTAAAAAATTCTTATTTAGATTATGCTATGTCTGTCATTATCGGAAGAGCATTACCTGACGTGAGAGATGGTTTAAAACCTGTCCATAGAAGAATACTTTTTGCAATGAATATATTAAAAAATACATGGAATAAACCATATAAAAAATCAGCTCGTATAGTTGGTGATGTAATTGGAAAATATCATCCTCATGGAGATAACGCTGTATACGATTCAATTGTTCGTATGGCGCAATTTTTTTCTTTAAGATATATTTTAATAGATGGTCAAGGAAATTTTGGATCTATTGATGGAGATTCTCCTGCAGCAATGAGATATACTGAAATTAGAATGTCAAAAATCGCACATACTCTTCTAAATGATTTAGATAAAAACACTGTAAAATTTACTAAAAATTATGATGGAACAGAAAAAATTCCTGAAATTTTACCTGCAGAAATTCCAAATTTATTAATAAATGGATCATCTGGAATAGCTGTTGGCATGGCGACTAATATCCCTCCACATAATTTAAATGAAACAATTGATGCTTGTTTACAATATATAAAAAATCCAAAAATAAGTTTAAAAAAATTAATGCAATATATTCCTGGACCTGATTTTCCAACATATGGAATAATTAATGGAAAAGAAGGTATCAAAAAAGCATATAAAACAGGAAAAGGAAAAATTTATTTACGAGCACGAGTAAAAATTGAAAAAAATATAAAAACGAAAAAACAAAAAATCATAATATATCAATTACCGTATCAAACAAATAAATCACGCTTAATTGAAAAAATCGCTTTTTTAGTTAAAGAAAAAAAAATTGAAGGGATATCTGCGCTAAGAGACGAAAGTGATAAAGATGGCATGCGAATTGTAATTGAAGTTAAAAAAGAATCTATTTCTGAAATTGTTTTAAATAAATTATATGCTTTAACAGGATTGCAAACATCTTTTGGAATTAATATGGTAGCTTTAAATAAAGGACAACCAAAATTAATGAATTTAAAAGATATTTTGAAATATTTTGTTATGCATAGAAAAGAAATTGTTACACGTAGATGTATATTTAATTATAAAAAATATAAAAAAAAAATTATTTTATTAGAAGGATTAGCTGTTGCTTTAACAAATGTCGACTTAATTATTAATTATATTAAACAATCAAAAAACATAACACAAGCAAAAAATTTTTTATTATCAAAAAAATGGACTATAGATTCTGAAACAAAAAAATTAATCAGTTACAAAAACAATAATCAAAAAAAATATTTTTTTTCTTCCGAACAAGTTCATAAAATACTCAATACAAAATTAAATAAATTAACTCATCTAGAACATCAAAAAATTATTCTACAATATAAAAAAATACAAAAAAAAATTTTTTATTTTAAAAAAATACTAAGCAAAGAAAAAAAAATGATACAAGTAATTAAAAAAGAACTAAAACAAATAAAAAACAATTTTGGAGATCCGAGAAGAACAGAAATCAAAAAAAAAACATCTAATATTCAAATACAAGATATGATTATTTCAAAAAATGTTGTAGTTACTTTATCACATGCAGGATATGTAAAATATCAACCAATAAATGAATATGAAGCACAAAAAAGAGGAGGAAAAGGAAAATACGCAACTAAAATGAAAGCAGAAGATTATATTGAAAATCTTATTATTGCAAATACTCATGACACAATATTATGCTTTTCAAGTAGAGGAATAATATATTGGATGCAAGTTTATCAACTTCCAGAATCCAATCGTCATTCTCGAGGAAAACCAATAGTTAATTTATTACCACTTAGTAAAAAAGAAAGAATAACAGCTATTCTTCCATTAAAAAAATATAAAAAACAAAAAAATATATTCATGGCAACTGCGCTTGGAATCGTTAAAAAAACAGCTTTAAAAGAATTTCAAAATCCTAGAAACAAAGGAATTATTGCATTAAATTTAAAAAATAATGATGAATTAATTGGAGTATCTCTCACTTCTGGTAATGATAATATCATGTTATTCACATCTAAAGGAAAAGTAGTGCAATTTTCAGAAAAATATGTCAGATCAATGGGAAGAACTGCAACCGGAGTCAAAGGAATTAAAATAGATAAAAAAGATAAAGTAGTTTCTTTAATAATTCCTAAAAAAAATGGAGAAATATTAGTTATTACTCAAAAAGGATATGGAAAAAGAACTAATATAAAAGAATTTCCAATAAAATCTAGACTGACAAAAGGGGTAATATCTATTAAAATTACTAAAAAAAATAAATCTGTTGTTAAAGCAATACAAGTTAAAGAAAAAAATCAAATAATAATAATTACAAATGCTGGAAAATTAGTAAGAACCAGAGTATCTGAAATAAATGTTTTAAAACGGAATACTCAAGGAGTAATACTAATAAGAATGTTTAAAAAAGAAAAAGTAGTTGGTTTACAAAAAATAAAAGAAAAATTAATATAA
- a CDS encoding DUF2076 domain-containing protein → MDNKEKKLIEELFSRLRKAENTSSNRDENAEKFIYHCYAKQKNSIYYMIQTILVQEVAIKKLNQIIDHLKKNKSNTTTKKTFLSGLLEKYMPYQKEESKILKNNNPINNTYSENKSSESSSSPMNNNTFSTPSSSSHGSFLGNALQTAAGVAGGMVAGNMLMNLFSGQHRPEDEILHSAHEHYFPVHDSHDINNVYVNDDLHKSEDFHKTGNTLSDSDDVFHDDISNHDGNFLENNHYHGTNNESILDDFDDDDY, encoded by the coding sequence ATGGATAATAAAGAAAAAAAATTAATCGAAGAATTATTTTCTCGTTTAAGAAAAGCAGAAAACACATCTTCTAATAGAGATGAAAATGCAGAAAAATTTATTTATCATTGTTATGCAAAACAAAAAAATTCTATATATTATATGATTCAAACAATTTTGGTTCAAGAAGTTGCTATAAAAAAATTAAATCAAATAATTGATCATTTAAAGAAAAATAAATCTAATACAACTACAAAAAAAACTTTTTTATCTGGTCTGCTTGAAAAATATATGCCGTATCAAAAAGAGGAAAGTAAAATTTTAAAAAATAATAATCCCATAAATAATACTTATAGTGAGAATAAATCTTCAGAATCATCTTCTTCTCCTATGAATAATAATACTTTTTCTACTCCTTCTTCTTCTTCACATGGCAGTTTTCTTGGAAATGCTTTACAGACGGCTGCAGGAGTAGCTGGAGGAATGGTTGCTGGAAATATGTTAATGAATTTATTTAGCGGACAACATAGACCAGAAGATGAAATATTACATTCTGCACATGAGCATTATTTTCCTGTTCATGATTCACATGACATAAATAATGTATATGTAAATGATGATTTACATAAATCTGAAGATTTTCATAAAACTGGAAATACACTATCAGATAGTGATGATGTTTTTCACGATGATATTTCAAATCATGATGGTAATTTTCTTGAAAATAATCATTATCATGGAACGAATAATGAAAGTATTTTAGATGATTTTGATGATGACGATTATTAA
- a CDS encoding peroxiredoxin C has translation MTLVTQLAPDFLTSAVLKNGKIIDNFHFKKYISGKKAVLFFWPMDFTFVCPSEILSFNKYYQEFKNRNVKLIGISFDSVFVHLAWQKTKYKNGGIGPIKFAMASDIKRTIQKSYGVEHPVLGMALRASFLIDENGIIRHQVINDLPYGRNIKEMLRMVDSLIFHQKNGEVCPANWNINKAGMQANPEGVSKYLSKKMKKI, from the coding sequence ATGACTTTAGTTACTCAATTAGCACCTGATTTTTTAACATCAGCTGTACTGAAAAACGGGAAAATTATTGATAATTTTCATTTTAAAAAATATATATCTGGGAAAAAAGCTGTTTTATTCTTTTGGCCCATGGATTTTACTTTTGTATGCCCATCAGAGATTTTATCTTTTAATAAATATTATCAAGAATTTAAAAACAGAAATGTTAAATTAATAGGTATATCATTTGATTCAGTTTTTGTTCATCTAGCTTGGCAAAAAACAAAATATAAAAATGGAGGAATTGGACCAATAAAGTTTGCTATGGCTTCTGATATAAAAAGAACAATACAAAAATCTTACGGTGTTGAACACCCTGTTTTAGGAATGGCCTTACGTGCATCTTTTTTAATTGATGAAAATGGAATCATAAGACATCAAGTAATCAATGATCTTCCTTATGGAAGAAATATAAAAGAAATGTTAAGAATGGTTGACTCTTTAATATTTCATCAAAAAAATGGTGAAGTATGTCCAGCAAATTGGAATATCAACAAAGCAGGAATGCAAGCAAATCCTGAAGGGGTATCAAAATATCTTTCTAAAAAAATGAAAAAAATATAA
- the ung gene encoding uracil-DNA glycosylase — MKKNIFTWKNLLKNKKNKIIKIVKKINFKRKFKKIYPKKKDVFKAFRFTKFKDIKVVILGQDPYFKKNQANGLAFSVNKGVKYPPSLRNIFQELISDIQGDLTINSGYLKKWSIQGVFLLNSILTVTKNLPCSHRKYGWEEITDYIIFLINYYHSGVIFLLWGSYAQKKINLINKSKHYILCSSHPSPLSAYRGFFGCKHFSSVNKILLKQKKKIIDWSID; from the coding sequence ATGAAAAAAAATATTTTTACTTGGAAAAATTTATTAAAAAATAAAAAAAATAAAATTATTAAAATAGTAAAAAAAATTAATTTTAAAAGGAAATTTAAAAAAATTTATCCTAAAAAAAAAGATGTTTTTAAGGCTTTCCGTTTTACTAAATTTAAAGATATTAAAGTAGTTATTTTAGGTCAAGATCCATATTTTAAAAAAAATCAAGCTAATGGATTAGCTTTTTCTGTAAATAAAGGAGTGAAATATCCTCCTTCTTTAAGAAATATATTTCAAGAATTAATTTCAGATATTCAAGGCGATCTTACAATTAATTCTGGTTATTTAAAAAAATGGTCCATACAAGGAGTTTTTCTTTTAAATTCTATTTTGACAGTCACAAAAAATTTACCTTGTTCGCATAGAAAGTATGGATGGGAAGAAATTACAGATTATATAATATTTCTAATTAATTATTATCATTCTGGAGTTATATTTCTTTTATGGGGTTCGTATGCACAGAAAAAAATTAATTTAATTAATAAATCTAAACATTATATTTTATGTTCTTCACATCCATCACCGTTATCTGCATATAGGGGTTTTTTTGGGTGTAAACATTTTTCTTCTGTAAATAAAATTCTTTTAAAACAAAAAAAAAAAATTATTGATTGGAGTATAGATTAA
- the grpE gene encoding nucleotide exchange factor GrpE: MFKIKKKIDQIKKKIKECPLRLLANIENLKKNTQENYRLITQNKKKKFIKKITLISNNLKNIINDLKSKKYENIPEFQGIILIQQSLKKILKNQNLKKY, encoded by the coding sequence ATTTTTAAAATAAAAAAAAAAATTGATCAAATAAAAAAAAAAATAAAAGAATGTCCATTAAGATTATTAGCAAATATTGAAAATCTAAAAAAAAATACTCAAGAAAATTATCGATTGATAACACAAAATAAAAAAAAAAAATTTATTAAAAAAATTACACTTATTTCAAATAATCTTAAAAATATTATTAATGATTTAAAATCAAAAAAATATGAAAATATTCCAGAATTTCAAGGAATTATCTTAATTCAACAATCTCTAAAAAAAATACTAAAAAATCAAAATCTAAAAAAATATTAA
- the grxD gene encoding Grx4 family monothiol glutaredoxin — MNVISKIQKQINENPILIYMKGSPEFPSCGFSAKAVNFLSFFKVRFAYIDVLKHPEIRRELPIFSNWPTFPQLWISGKLIGGSDIIEDLFHSGKLKKIIKKCLLKNKIQNTI, encoded by the coding sequence ATGAATGTTATTTCTAAAATTCAAAAGCAAATTAATGAAAATCCAATTTTAATTTATATGAAAGGATCTCCTGAATTTCCTAGTTGTGGTTTTTCTGCAAAAGCAGTAAATTTTTTATCATTTTTTAAAGTAAGATTTGCATATATAGATGTTCTTAAACATCCTGAAATTAGAAGAGAATTACCTATATTTTCTAATTGGCCAACATTTCCTCAATTATGGATTTCAGGAAAATTAATAGGTGGAAGTGATATTATTGAAGATTTATTTCATAGTGGTAAATTAAAAAAAATTATTAAAAAATGTTTATTAAAAAATAAAATTCAAAATACTATTTAA
- the rnt gene encoding ribonuclease T, producing MHKKKNLLSKRFRSFYPVVIDVETAGFNPVTDAILEIAVITLSMNDHGWLKIEKKIHFHIKPFQGSLIKKEALSFNKIDPFNPLRGAVSEKQALKEIFSIIYQGIKKYGCSKGIIVAHNANFDYNFLMAACKRVKPKKNPFHPFVTFDTAALSGLAVGQTVLSKACRAIGLSFDNNQAHSALYDTLQTANLFCEIVNRWKKLGGWPVKKKNKLYF from the coding sequence ATGCACAAAAAAAAAAATTTATTAAGTAAAAGATTTAGATCATTCTACCCTGTAGTTATTGATGTAGAAACAGCTGGATTTAATCCCGTTACTGATGCAATTTTAGAAATTGCAGTTATTACATTAAGCATGAATGATCATGGATGGTTAAAAATTGAAAAAAAAATTCACTTTCATATTAAACCATTTCAAGGATCTTTAATTAAAAAAGAGGCTTTATCTTTTAATAAAATTGATCCATTTAATCCTCTTAGAGGTGCAGTAAGTGAAAAACAAGCTCTAAAAGAAATTTTCTCTATTATATATCAAGGAATAAAAAAATACGGATGTAGCAAAGGAATCATTGTTGCGCATAATGCAAACTTTGATTATAACTTTCTTATGGCTGCGTGTAAACGAGTCAAACCTAAAAAAAATCCTTTTCATCCATTTGTAACTTTTGATACAGCAGCTTTAAGTGGATTAGCAGTAGGGCAAACAGTATTATCAAAAGCATGCAGAGCAATTGGGTTATCTTTTGATAATAATCAAGCACACTCTGCATTATATGATACCTTACAAACTGCAAATTTATTTTGTGAAATAGTTAATCGGTGGAAAAAATTAGGTGGATGGCCAGTTAAAAAAAAAAATAAACTTTATTTTTAA
- the pth gene encoding aminoacyl-tRNA hydrolase encodes MKNLKIIIGLGNPITKYKNTRHNAGIWYLHMLSKIYNKKFKKINKFNGYVSEILFFNKKVFLFVPDVYMNLNFLPIYKISSFYNITLNEMLIIHDELDLQPGVIKLKNGYGSNGHKGLKGIIQKFKKKNFYKRLSIGIGRPDNVHEISNYVLSKPTSHEREKIFQAIKKSILSIFF; translated from the coding sequence TTGAAAAATTTAAAAATAATAATAGGATTAGGAAATCCAATTACGAAGTATAAAAATACACGTCATAATGCAGGTATATGGTATCTTCATATGTTGTCAAAAATATATAATAAAAAATTTAAAAAAATAAATAAATTTAATGGTTACGTTAGCGAAATTCTTTTTTTTAATAAAAAAGTTTTTTTGTTTGTTCCAGATGTTTATATGAATTTAAATTTTTTACCTATATATAAAATATCTTCTTTTTATAATATTACATTAAATGAGATGTTAATTATTCATGATGAATTAGATTTACAACCTGGTGTTATAAAATTAAAGAACGGATATGGAAGCAATGGGCATAAAGGATTAAAAGGAATTATCCAAAAATTTAAAAAAAAAAATTTTTATAAACGTTTATCGATTGGAATTGGTCGTCCAGATAATGTTCATGAAATATCTAATTATGTTTTATCTAAACCAACATCACATGAACGGGAAAAAATTTTTCAAGCAATTAAAAAATCAATTTTGTCTATTTTTTTTTAG
- the ychF gene encoding redox-regulated ATPase YchF: protein MSLKCGIIGLPNVGKSTIFNLLTNLSVPSLNFPFCTINPNIGFAPVMDDRLLELEKIVYPEKVIRTFVKIVDIAGLVKGASQGEGLGNKFLSQISEVDSLIHVVRTFQKENILHVENKIDPLHDIEIINTELIFSDIEVCEKNLLLKKNYKNFNKDLVLQEKKILKKCLLHLQKFSFLKTLKLSSIELSYIKRFKFLTLKPTLFLINADLNQKNNILLNKLKDFLKNDHTQMIFPHLFHKNQSKIKKNNDISKIIRSIYQMLNLETFFTVGKKEIRAWPFLKNSRAIQVAKVIHSDFSKGFIRAKVISYLDFIKYKSENHAKKFGKLRLEGKDYIVHDGDIIHFLFNV, encoded by the coding sequence ATGAGTTTAAAATGCGGAATAATTGGTTTACCAAATGTAGGAAAATCTACTATTTTCAATCTCTTAACAAATTTGTCAGTTCCTTCTTTGAATTTCCCTTTTTGTACTATTAATCCAAATATAGGATTTGCTCCTGTGATGGATGATAGATTGTTAGAATTAGAAAAAATTGTTTATCCAGAAAAAGTTATACGAACATTTGTAAAAATAGTTGATATTGCAGGATTAGTGAAAGGAGCTTCTCAAGGAGAAGGTTTGGGAAATAAATTTTTAAGTCAAATTAGTGAGGTAGATTCTTTAATCCATGTTGTGAGAACTTTCCAAAAGGAAAATATTTTACATGTTGAAAATAAAATCGATCCTCTTCATGATATTGAAATAATTAATACAGAGTTAATTTTTTCAGATATAGAAGTATGTGAAAAAAATCTTTTATTAAAGAAAAATTATAAAAATTTTAATAAAGATTTAGTTTTACAAGAAAAAAAAATTTTAAAAAAATGTTTATTACATTTACAGAAGTTTTCTTTTTTGAAAACGTTAAAATTATCTTCAATAGAACTATCTTATATTAAACGTTTTAAATTTTTAACGTTAAAACCTACTTTATTTTTAATAAACGCTGATTTAAATCAAAAAAACAATATCTTATTAAATAAACTTAAAGATTTTTTAAAAAATGATCATACTCAAATGATTTTTCCACATTTATTTCATAAAAATCAATCTAAAATTAAAAAAAATAATGATATTTCTAAAATTATTCGATCTATTTATCAAATGTTAAATTTAGAAACATTTTTTACTGTTGGGAAAAAAGAAATTAGAGCTTGGCCTTTTTTAAAAAATTCTCGAGCTATTCAAGTAGCTAAAGTAATTCATAGTGATTTTAGTAAAGGTTTTATCCGCGCTAAAGTTATTAGTTATTTAGATTTTATAAAATATAAATCTGAAAATCATGCAAAAAAATTTGGAAAATTAAGATTAGAAGGTAAAGATTATATAGTTCATGATGGAGATATTATTCATTTTCTTTTTAATGTATAA
- the thrC gene encoding threonine synthase → MKLYNLKDIKEQVNFSQAVKRGLGRKQGLFFPETIPRISKKKIKKLINETFITRSQKILSIFIGSEIEKSIINKSIQKAFSFPGPKISYITKKILCCELFHGPTLAFKDYGARFMAQILSLLNTEKKSITILTATSGDTGAAVAHAFYKMKNIRVVVLYPKGKISKIQRKLFCTLGHNITTIAVDGSFDECQKLVKKAFNDIEIKKYTQLNSANSINISRLLAQICYFFEIFHLIPESIHNKIIISVPCGNFGNLTAGLIAKSMGLPVKKFILSTNSNNTVPRYLKTGIWNPYKTISTMSNAMDISRPNNWPRVQKILQKEQWKINKHLEYGSVSEESTKKNIKELFKKFNYISEPHASVAYTLLKKSINKKDLYGIFLGTAHPIKFQETVEKILQIKLQKPQVISKIIHLKELSYNIKPNFNTLKKILINHQ, encoded by the coding sequence ATGAAATTATATAATCTTAAAGATATAAAAGAACAAGTAAACTTTTCTCAAGCAGTCAAACGAGGTTTAGGAAGAAAACAAGGATTATTTTTTCCAGAAACAATACCAAGAATTTCTAAAAAAAAAATAAAAAAATTAATTAATGAAACTTTCATTACGAGAAGCCAAAAAATTTTATCAATCTTTATAGGTTCTGAAATAGAAAAATCAATCATCAATAAAAGTATTCAAAAAGCATTTTCTTTTCCAGGTCCAAAAATTTCTTACATTACAAAAAAAATCTTATGCTGTGAACTTTTTCATGGACCGACGTTAGCTTTCAAAGATTATGGAGCTAGATTCATGGCTCAAATACTATCTTTATTAAATACAGAAAAAAAATCTATCACTATATTAACAGCGACATCAGGTGATACAGGAGCAGCAGTAGCACATGCATTTTATAAAATGAAAAATATTAGAGTAGTAGTTCTTTATCCAAAAGGGAAAATTAGCAAAATACAAAGAAAATTATTTTGCACTTTAGGACATAATATTACTACAATTGCAGTAGATGGAAGTTTTGATGAATGTCAAAAATTAGTTAAAAAAGCATTTAATGATATAGAAATAAAAAAATATACACAACTGAACTCCGCTAATTCAATTAATATTAGTCGTTTACTTGCGCAAATTTGTTATTTTTTTGAAATATTTCATTTAATCCCTGAAAGCATTCATAATAAAATCATTATTTCAGTTCCATGTGGAAATTTTGGAAATCTCACTGCTGGATTAATAGCAAAATCTATGGGATTACCAGTAAAAAAATTTATATTATCTACAAACTCAAATAATACCGTTCCTAGATATTTAAAAACAGGAATATGGAATCCATACAAAACAATTTCAACTATGTCAAATGCAATGGATATTAGCAGACCAAATAATTGGCCTAGAGTCCAAAAAATACTTCAAAAAGAACAATGGAAAATAAATAAACATTTAGAATATGGATCTGTATCAGAAGAATCAACAAAAAAAAATATCAAAGAATTATTTAAAAAATTTAATTATATCTCTGAACCTCATGCTTCTGTTGCATATACTCTATTAAAAAAATCAATTAATAAAAAAGATTTATATGGAATCTTTTTAGGGACAGCACATCCAATTAAATTTCAAGAAACAGTAGAAAAAATTTTACAAATAAAATTACAAAAACCGCAAGTAATATCTAAAATTATTCATTTAAAAGAATTATCATATAATATTAAACCAAATTTTAATACATTAAAAAAAATCTTAATAAATCATCAATAA
- the thrB gene encoding homoserine kinase — protein sequence MIKIYAPASIGNLGVGFDILGAAITPINNKILGDIITIQSSHQFQLTNIGKYAQEIPQYNKKNIVWKACKLFFEKIQKKNKIHIILEKNLPISSGLGSSASSIVSTLVALNIFFNYPLKKKKLLQMMGSLEGEISGEKHYDNVAPSYLGGIQLILNTKKNISNSIPYFKKWFWIIAWPGIKLSTSQSRSILPKLYKRKTCIQYGKNISQFLYSSYTNQSDLAISSMKDVIAEPFRKNLIQGFLKHKKNLKKIGSLAYGISGSGPTLFSITENKNIAKKIQKYFLENYIQEKNGFSYICTIDSFGAREVK from the coding sequence ATGATTAAAATATATGCACCTGCATCTATTGGAAACTTAGGAGTTGGATTTGATATTCTAGGAGCTGCAATCACTCCAATAAATAATAAAATTTTAGGGGATATTATTACTATTCAATCATCTCATCAATTTCAATTAACTAATATTGGAAAATATGCCCAAGAAATACCACAATATAATAAAAAAAATATTGTATGGAAAGCATGTAAACTATTTTTTGAAAAAATCCAAAAAAAAAATAAAATACATATCATACTTGAAAAAAATTTACCTATTAGTTCAGGACTTGGATCTAGCGCATCGTCTATTGTATCAACGTTGGTTGCATTAAATATTTTTTTTAATTATCCTTTAAAAAAAAAAAAATTATTACAAATGATGGGTTCCTTAGAAGGAGAAATCTCTGGTGAAAAACATTACGATAATGTAGCTCCTTCATATCTTGGAGGCATCCAATTAATCTTAAATACAAAAAAAAATATTTCTAATAGTATTCCTTATTTCAAAAAATGGTTTTGGATTATTGCCTGGCCTGGGATAAAATTGTCTACTTCACAATCTCGATCTATCCTTCCAAAATTATATAAACGAAAAACATGTATTCAATACGGGAAAAATATCTCACAATTCTTATATTCCTCGTATACTAATCAATCAGATTTAGCAATTTCTTCTATGAAAGATGTTATTGCAGAACCTTTTAGAAAAAATTTAATTCAAGGATTCTTAAAACATAAAAAAAATTTAAAAAAAATTGGTTCTTTAGCTTATGGAATTTCTGGATCTGGACCAACGTTATTTTCAATTACAGAAAATAAAAATATTGCAAAAAAAATTCAAAAATATTTTTTAGAAAATTATATTCAAGAAAAAAATGGATTTTCTTATATTTGTACCATAGATTCTTTTGGTGCAAGAGAGGTTAAATAA